The genome window ATTCATGCTGACAAGTAAAAATGTCAACTCTTTCGAAATGATCATTGTGGCAAGATTTCTGTTTGGTTACTCAGCAGGTAAGTTGCCATATTCTACAGACTCCTTATTAATATGTTTTCACCACCTATACTCACCATGCTTGCTTTATGTGACCTGCAGGCTTGGGAATGAACACTCACTTAATATATCTTGGGGAGATTTCACCCAGAAAGATAAGAGGGATAGTGACTCTGACCTTAGCCACTTTTTTGTCACTCGGGAAAGTGTCTGGGCAGACGTTTGGGTTGAGGTAAGCACCTGAAGTtgatatgaaaaagaaaaatgggctTTAACCCATTGTCAAAAGCTACTGCAGCATATTATGACAATAGATTACAAATTAAACACAAcatttcattttgatttttcaGCGAGATCCTTGGCCGCGAGGACACGTGGGACATTCTCCTTAGTGTCGCTGCACTTTTCTCCTTTGTTCAGATTGTGATGTtgcctttttttcctgagacgCCAAGATATTTACTCATAGAGAAAGGTGATGATAAGGCATGCAAAAAAGGTTAGTAGCTTTGCGCAGTTTATGTATCAAACACGACCCCAGATGTTTATGAAAATGTGTTCTACAAACACATACTAGTTAAAGATAAATGATAGTCTTGTGAAATTACAAGTCAATCAGTCCCTGCGTGTTTTGTATTTGAGCAAAGTTGCACATTTTTCAGTTCTTATCCCCTCCGTGATTTGGGATTTTCTGGTTTCAGCTCTCCAGAGTCTGTGGGGCCAAGGTGACTACCAACAAGAAATGGATGAGATGTTGACTGAGCAGGCAGCCATTGAAGCAGCCCCACCAGTGAGCCTTCTGCAGCTGCTGAGAGACAGGACTGTCCGATGGCAGGTCATCACCATCTCCATCATCTACTGTTGCAACCAGCTGTCGGGCATTTCTACAGTATGAACAATACCATATAGTATTAGTATAATACCATATGATACAATATGATATATGATATAGGATTGCTAAATTGCAAAATGATACATTACAACAATTTTGTGACTTTTGGAGGTTCACGCACATGCATACATGACATATCTGTATAACTACAGATCAATATATCTATTGATATCTGTATATATGAGACTTCATTGTTCCTTCCATATCAAGTTTCTATCAACAGAATAGACTAAAATATAAATCAGATTTCATGCTGACTGTTTATAGCCTAATAGTGCCTCTTTTCTTCCCAGATTAGTACCTTTACTTATGACATCTTCCTGGAGGCAGGTATACCAAAGAAGAAGATCCGCTATATCACTCTCGGTCTTGGAGTGGCTGAAATTCTCACCTCGCTCACCTGTGTAAGCAAACACTCAGTCTGTGCCTGAGCTCATCTGTGTAAATGAGCATTTTAAGTGTATACATCCTTTCATTTCTACTATTAGAGACAATCTTCTTATGACAAGTCTGTCATTATTTTCTCCCTTCCTCAATTTCAGGGTCTTCTCATTGACCTCACAGGGAGAAGACCATTGCTGTTCGGCGGTTACGGTGTCATGTCTGCTTGCTGGATTTTTGTCACTGTCACACTCAACCTGAAGGTAAACCATTACCAGTGGTGGGCaacataatattaataaaagtaaaagcaatgtaaagaaagcaaaacaaaaacagttgaTTTGTTAAAGACAACAAATGTCAGGTGTGTGAAGAGACTGAGGACCCAAGTGCAGGCAAACGGAGACGAGGGTGGATGATAACAAAAAACGAGCCTTTATGGACAGCTGAACAAAAACTACAAACAGGTGGAACAGAGAAAACTAagcaaaacctaaactgggaaaaactatgCATAAACATATAACCTGAGGGTGGAAACCACAGGCCAGAAAAGAGAGACCAGGAAACACGGGTAAAGCTGACGGAAGAAATACAGAAGCAACAtggaagaaaacaagcagacgGACCAACAAGGGACAAAGGGAAGTACacacaataaatacacacaaggtaACGATGGAAATGCAAACAGGATGTTCCTTGAgttgactgttgttgtaatttggtgcaatataaaaaaaattgaattgaattaaattgaataggAGGGAGATACAGCTGAACCTAATTAGAAGTGATGAGACagggaggaagcaaaacagaatacactgacataaaacacggactttcaaagtaaaacaggaaatacatgaacacagagacctgaaacgTTGGCACAGGAAGGCACAGAGTGGGCATAACACGGAACACAGGAGAGGCACCTAAACAAAACCTAAAGACTGGAAAATCACAGATGACACCGTTTCTACTCGTCAAGATCAAGGATCAAGGTGGAATGAAATTACGTACACACGGTCCCGGTTATCCATAGAAgggaaaagaaacagaataacgAAGAAACTAACAAATAGCAAGTAAtgaaataatacaatataagtAGAGTGCAACAACCTGAGTACCAGTATGGAGTATAAATATAGAAATATAGGTATAAACATTTTAGCAGCAAGAGGGCATGATGACCAGCATTAATAAAGTGATGGTGTCAGTAAAGTATCAGTAGTATAACAGTTCTTGTCCATTTATGCATTGAGAAGTCTCACAGCTTCTGGAATGAAGCTGTTTCTGTCTAGTATTTTGCATTTAATGCTCctcagcctcctgcctgaggggagcaggacaaagagtgtgtgtgcttgGTGAGTGGGGTCCTTCATGATACAGGTAGGCCTCTTCCTGCATCTGGAGGTGTACATGTCTGTGACGGTTGGGACAACAACTGTCTGTGTAGCCTTCACTGGAAAGTACACTAGTAACAATATTGCCAATATGACTGAAGATGACCTGTTTCATAAAGGGGAAAATGTGTATAAGCTATCACTGCTGTGATGATAAAAGGCAGAAATATAGAAATTAATCTGATGCAAAATCAAATATATGCATTGAAAACTGTCTTTCACACAGGATTCCAGCTACTGGGTTCCATACATTACTGTGAGTTTGATGGTTGTCTTCATCGTGTTCTTTTGTGGAGGACCTGGTAAGCATAAAGCACTTATACATACTGTATGTAGCGTAACGTTTTTAGTATCCAGTACATCACACCTGTAGCAGTTATGGAAAACGTGTCTATATGCAAAGATAACAAGGTCAATTCCCTGTTCTTTCTCTGATTCTCACAGGAGGAGCCACACCAACGCTCAACAGTGAGCTCTTCATTCAGTCTAATCGAATGGCATCACTCGTCCTCACAGGGCTGCAGGGGTGGTTTATGTTTGCAGTGATGGGCCTGGTCTTTCCATTCCTCATTGTACGTACGACCAAACTGAAAATAAGCAGCGCATTACACTATAACACCCACAGGGATCTATATGTTGTGCTGAAATTATGAATGTCGTTTCTTTCCCAGGATGCTCTCAGCTCGTACTTATTTGTGCTGTTTGCCTCTGCCTGCATGCTGGGTAGTCTTTATACCTTCTTCCTTTTGCCTGAGACTAAAGGCAAGACCCTGCTGGAGATCTCAGAGGAGTTTAAAGCCATCACCGTCTGTGGGAAATCCTTTGCAGAGGAAACGAGAACAGAGACCAGGTTGTGATGAGGACCACGTATAGCTACAGCAAAAAACATGAGGGAAAAAACAATTTTTCTTTCAGGACAAGATTGAATGACTGCGGAAAAAAACATGCTTTGCAAATAAATGACTCACAATGACATTAAACAATGTTACAATTCCCAAATTTTGGAATCTTCCAACttcagtttttgctttttagtTGCTTCTGCTATTTTCTGTTTGTCCATAAATGGTGACTGTTGTGCAATCAGATCCTGTACGAAGTTTTTTCTTGGCCCACGTTTCTTTACAACTAACaacaaccagtgttggtcaagttacttgaaaaaagtaatcagtaactaattatggattacttcccccaaaaaagtaatcccgttactttactgattacttattttcaaaggtaattaattacttagttactttttaaaaacactatttacaacctgaataggtgataaagcgatagatctttcagcccaattctactttttctatataatccatcatacaaaatgtaatcaaatggaaaagtccctttttaaaacttgttttattagttttagtcttttaacTTCATGAATCAagcaaatagatgcaagtaaaacacagcacaaaataaataaagtcaaagactagcggtccttttgctctattttcacctgtaaagcaggagtgaggtaggcggaggtttaccctggtgcaggtgtgccgcagaggtcagttgaagaatccacgAGTTTTTCTGTGAATTCCCCATTAcatcgtagcgcactcggtgcttgcttggaagtttaggggatttttttcgctgtaaaaaaatgttttcttcccacgcacaatgctaatggacgctaatgtttttgtcactttttatggaatcaaacttaaagtaaggtcagtacttccacactttaaacgctgcacgctcatactctctcccgcactcgatatattatccattgttgatctgcacacagctgttgtcaggaACGTTGCaattgcttacgtcactgtcatgcgacattcacacaaaaaaatcacggttttagtaacgcagtaacgcagcattCCTACGgaaaagtaacggtaatctaattaccatttTTTCAATCAGAATcggaatactttattgatccctgggggaaattattttttgttacagtgctccattataaaccaacattaagacaagacagacaatacactaactaagaatagtacaatatatacatatatatacatacatacataagtcactcataaataaatagctgaaaaagaaacgtgtagttatagcagcaaacagtgtgttaagtggatgtgttgtacagggagatggccacaggcaggaaagatttcctgtgtcgttcagtggtgctttttggtaatctcagtctctcactgaacgagctcctgtgactgaccagcatgtcatggagtgggtgggaggtgttatccaacattgtctttatcttggacagcatccgcctctccgacaccaccttgagggagtccagctccatccccacaacattgctggccttacagattagtttattgagtctgttggcatctgcgaccctcagcctgctcccccagcatgcaacagcttAGAGGAttgcactggccacaacagactcatagaaaatcctcagcattttctggcatatgttgaaggacctcagtcgcctcaaaaaatagagacgactctggcccttcctgtaaagtgctgtggtgtttttagcccagtccagtttattgtcaatgtgtactccaaggtatttatagtcctccacaatgtcaacactgaccccctggattgaaacaggggtcaagtgtttcct of Maylandia zebra isolate NMK-2024a linkage group LG5, Mzebra_GT3a, whole genome shotgun sequence contains these proteins:
- the LOC101471870 gene encoding solute carrier family 2, facilitated glucose transporter member 9 isoform X1, with the translated sequence METLFQQLTHGNALFLILVLGLGGSFQVGFHITGLSSPSPYIQRFINNSWYDRYGEPPHPQTVTMIWSLIVSMFAVGGLFGAISVKFISDLLGRKKAMICNSFIAVLAAGFMLTSKNVNSFEMIIVARFLFGYSAGLGMNTHLIYLGEISPRKIRGIVTLTLATFLSLGKVSGQTFGLSEILGREDTWDILLSVAALFSFVQIVMLPFFPETPRYLLIEKGDDKACKKALQSLWGQGDYQQEMDEMLTEQAAIEAAPPVSLLQLLRDRTVRWQVITISIIYCCNQLSGISTISTFTYDIFLEAGIPKKKIRYITLGLGVAEILTSLTCGLLIDLTGRRPLLFGGYGVMSACWIFVTVTLNLKDSSYWVPYITVSLMVVFIVFFCGGPGGATPTLNSELFIQSNRMASLVLTGLQGWFMFAVMGLVFPFLIDALSSYLFVLFASACMLGSLYTFFLLPETKGKTLLEISEEFKAITVCGKSFAEETRTETRL
- the LOC101471870 gene encoding solute carrier family 2, facilitated glucose transporter member 9 isoform X3, translated to MIWSLIVSMFAVGGLFGAISVKFISDLLGRKKAMICNSFIAVLAAGFMLTSKNVNSFEMIIVARFLFGYSAGLGMNTHLIYLGEISPRKIRGIVTLTLATFLSLGKVSGQTFGLSEILGREDTWDILLSVAALFSFVQIVMLPFFPETPRYLLIEKGDDKACKKALQSLWGQGDYQQEMDEMLTEQAAIEAAPPVSLLQLLRDRTVRWQVITISIIYCCNQLSGISTISTFTYDIFLEAGIPKKKIRYITLGLGVAEILTSLTCGLLIDLTGRRPLLFGGYGVMSACWIFVTVTLNLKDSSYWVPYITVSLMVVFIVFFCGGPGGATPTLNSELFIQSNRMASLVLTGLQGWFMFAVMGLVFPFLIDALSSYLFVLFASACMLGSLYTFFLLPETKGKTLLEISEEFKAITVCGKSFAEETRTETRL
- the LOC101471870 gene encoding solute carrier family 2, facilitated glucose transporter member 9 isoform X2 translates to METLFQQLTHGNALFLILVLGLGGSFQVGFHITGLSSPSPYIQRFINNSWYDRYGEPPHPQTVTMIWSLIVSMFAVGGLFGAISVKFISDLLGRKKAMICNSFIAVLAAGFMLTSKNVNSFEMIIVARFLFGYSAGLGMNTHLIYLGEISPRKIRGIVTLTLATFLSLGKVSGQTFGLSEILGREDTWDILLSVAALFSFVQIVMLPFFPETPRYLLIEKGDDKACKKALQSLWGQGDYQQEMDEMLTEQAAIEAAPPVSLLQLLRDRTVRWQISTFTYDIFLEAGIPKKKIRYITLGLGVAEILTSLTCGLLIDLTGRRPLLFGGYGVMSACWIFVTVTLNLKDSSYWVPYITVSLMVVFIVFFCGGPGGATPTLNSELFIQSNRMASLVLTGLQGWFMFAVMGLVFPFLIDALSSYLFVLFASACMLGSLYTFFLLPETKGKTLLEISEEFKAITVCGKSFAEETRTETRL